A window of the Streptomyces sp. Ag109_O5-10 genome harbors these coding sequences:
- the pdxH gene encoding pyridoxamine 5'-phosphate oxidase — protein MCIRQDDRVTDRDAAASDDPILDPAAMRKHYRAEGFEEHDLAAHPMDQFTRWFEQAARAAADGMIYEPNAMVVATADAEGRPSSRTVLMKQYDSRGFVFYTNYDSRKAQDLAANPYVSLVFPWHAIARQVIVTGTARRTGRDETAAYFRTRPHGSQLGAWASTQSTVIYSRAELDAAYAELSARYPEGEQVPVPPHWGGFRIAPQAVEFWQGRQNRLHDRLRYVADPAGTWHVERLSP, from the coding sequence ATGTGCATACGGCAGGATGACCGCGTGACCGATCGCGACGCCGCCGCATCCGACGACCCCATCCTCGACCCCGCCGCGATGCGCAAGCACTACCGGGCCGAGGGATTCGAAGAGCACGATCTGGCCGCCCACCCCATGGACCAGTTCACCCGCTGGTTCGAACAGGCCGCGCGGGCCGCCGCCGACGGCATGATCTACGAACCCAACGCGATGGTCGTCGCCACCGCCGACGCCGAGGGCCGCCCCAGCTCCCGCACGGTCCTGATGAAGCAGTACGACAGCCGCGGCTTCGTCTTCTACACGAACTACGACTCCCGCAAGGCCCAGGATCTCGCCGCGAACCCGTACGTCTCGCTGGTCTTCCCCTGGCACGCCATCGCCCGCCAGGTCATCGTCACCGGCACCGCCCGCCGCACCGGCCGCGACGAGACCGCCGCCTACTTCCGCACCCGCCCGCACGGCTCCCAGCTCGGCGCCTGGGCCAGCACCCAGTCCACGGTCATCTACTCCCGCGCCGAACTCGACGCCGCCTACGCGGAGCTCAGCGCCCGCTACCCCGAGGGCGAACAGGTCCCGGTCCCCCCGCACTGGGGCGGCTTCCGCATCGCCCCCCAGGCCGTCGAGTTCTGGCAGGGCCGCCAGAACCGCCTCCACGACCGCCTCCGCTACGTCGCCGACCCCGCCGGCACCTGGCACGTGGAACGCCTCAGCCCCTGA
- a CDS encoding enoyl-CoA hydratase family protein, translating to MTSPGTRPATAARTPTGTLIGQTRARAVTTLSLDATATRNALSAALVAELAQALTDSAKDPDVRAVVLTHTGTTFSAGADLRDPPDPDAVVGLLRQIVELPKPVVARVTGHVRAGGLGLLAACDIAAASTDSTFAFTEVRIGVAPAVISLPLLPRTDPRALARYYLTGERFAPAEAVRLGLLTTAADDVDTALEPILDGLRRSAPQALAETKQLLTARVLETFDRDAATLTALSARLFSSDQAREGMTAFLERRDAAWVV from the coding sequence ATGACATCACCCGGAACACGGCCCGCAACAGCGGCCCGAACGCCGACCGGAACGTTGATCGGACAGACACGCGCGCGTGCCGTCACCACCCTCAGCCTCGACGCCACCGCCACCCGCAACGCCCTGTCCGCCGCCCTCGTCGCCGAACTCGCCCAGGCCCTCACCGACAGCGCCAAGGACCCCGACGTCCGCGCCGTCGTCCTCACCCACACCGGTACGACCTTCAGCGCCGGCGCCGACCTGCGCGACCCGCCCGACCCGGACGCCGTCGTCGGCCTCCTGCGCCAGATCGTCGAACTGCCCAAACCCGTCGTCGCCCGTGTCACCGGCCACGTCCGCGCCGGCGGCCTCGGCCTCCTCGCCGCCTGCGACATCGCCGCCGCCTCCACCGACTCCACCTTCGCCTTCACCGAGGTACGCATCGGCGTCGCCCCCGCGGTGATCTCCCTGCCCCTCCTGCCGCGCACCGACCCCCGAGCCCTCGCCCGCTACTACCTCACCGGCGAACGCTTCGCCCCCGCCGAGGCCGTCCGCCTCGGCCTCCTCACCACCGCCGCCGACGACGTCGACACCGCCCTCGAACCCATCCTCGACGGCCTCCGCCGCTCCGCCCCCCAGGCCCTGGCCGAGACGAAACAGCTGCTCACAGCTAGGGTGCTGGAGACATTCGACCGGGACGCGGCCACCCTCACCGCACTCTCGGCCCGGCTGTTCTCCTCCGACCAGGCCCGCGAGGGGATGACGGCCTTCCTCGAACGACGGGACGCAGCGTGGGTGGTGTGA
- a CDS encoding PAS domain-containing protein: MSASRRSGATDELGPDGPEPERDVPEDSGGSDLLAALLDGMDAALCAFDADGFVTHWNREAERILGWTAAEAVGRHGFAGWAVREADADEVEGRLLSAMHAPGRQVHEFALLTKDGGRVLVRTQSAAVRGPDGKPAGVYCAFSEVHAQIDLERSIALSEALFEDAAWGVVVVDADLRPAVVNAYAARALGTGRTSALGRPLGELLALGVEDLEGALTHVLAEGAPPAPAEMWVSVRTAEGEQRRCWRSGFLRLASPLAEEPVPLGVGWLFLDVTEAKQAEQEAAMLRFRANQLHRAARAAAECEDPAEAATVHLDFALAGFADHAVIDRVVGGSRADGEVGPVRLVRIAATPSGTPGPSMLTGAAGLPVRYEEGHPALQCVARAGSVRADAGSVPLDRARAWALDRRWPGDAVHALCAVLRSRGRTLGVVTFLRGAGRNRFERADATYAEDVAVRIATALDLAHLAKDRPAG, from the coding sequence GTGAGTGCTTCCCGGCGTAGTGGGGCCACGGACGAGCTGGGGCCCGACGGGCCCGAGCCGGAGCGGGATGTTCCGGAGGACTCGGGCGGGTCCGACCTGCTCGCGGCGCTGCTCGACGGCATGGACGCGGCACTGTGTGCCTTCGACGCGGACGGGTTCGTCACTCACTGGAACCGTGAGGCCGAGCGGATCCTGGGGTGGACGGCGGCCGAGGCGGTGGGCCGGCACGGGTTCGCCGGGTGGGCGGTGCGTGAGGCGGACGCGGACGAGGTCGAGGGCCGGCTGTTGTCCGCGATGCACGCTCCGGGGCGTCAGGTGCACGAGTTCGCGCTGCTCACGAAGGACGGCGGGCGGGTGCTCGTACGGACGCAGTCGGCGGCCGTGCGGGGGCCGGACGGGAAGCCCGCCGGGGTGTACTGCGCGTTCAGCGAGGTGCATGCGCAGATCGACCTGGAGCGGTCGATCGCGCTGAGCGAGGCGCTGTTCGAGGACGCGGCCTGGGGTGTGGTGGTCGTGGACGCGGACCTGCGGCCGGCCGTCGTCAACGCGTATGCCGCGCGGGCGCTCGGTACCGGGCGTACGTCGGCGCTGGGGCGGCCGCTGGGCGAGCTGCTGGCGCTGGGTGTGGAGGATCTGGAGGGTGCGCTGACGCATGTGCTGGCCGAGGGGGCGCCGCCCGCGCCGGCCGAGATGTGGGTGAGTGTGCGGACGGCGGAGGGCGAGCAGCGGCGTTGCTGGCGGTCGGGGTTCCTGCGGCTGGCGTCGCCACTGGCGGAGGAGCCGGTGCCGCTCGGGGTCGGCTGGCTGTTCCTGGACGTCACGGAGGCCAAGCAGGCCGAGCAGGAGGCGGCGATGCTGCGCTTCCGGGCCAATCAGCTGCATCGTGCGGCCCGTGCGGCCGCGGAGTGCGAGGACCCGGCGGAGGCGGCGACCGTCCATCTGGACTTCGCGCTGGCCGGGTTCGCCGATCACGCGGTGATCGACCGGGTGGTGGGCGGTTCGCGGGCCGACGGGGAGGTGGGACCGGTGCGGCTGGTGCGCATCGCGGCCACGCCGTCGGGGACGCCGGGGCCGAGCATGCTGACGGGTGCGGCGGGGCTGCCGGTGCGTTACGAGGAGGGGCATCCGGCGTTGCAGTGCGTGGCGCGGGCGGGCAGCGTGCGGGCGGACGCCGGTTCGGTGCCGCTGGACCGGGCACGGGCCTGGGCGCTGGACCGGCGGTGGCCCGGGGACGCGGTGCACGCGTTGTGCGCGGTGCTGCGCAGCCGGGGGCGGACGCTGGGCGTCGTGACGTTCCTGCGCGGGGCGGGCCGCAACCGTTTCGAGCGCGCGGACGCGACGTACGCCGAGGACGTGGCGGTGCGCATCGCCACCGCGCTGGATCTCGCCCATCTCGCGAAGGACCGTCCCGCGGGCTGA
- a CDS encoding 4-coumarate--CoA ligase family protein yields the protein MFRSEYADVPPVELPIHEAVLGHAAEFGDAPALIDGTDGTTLTYAQLDRFHRRIAAALAEAGVRKGDVLALHSPNTVAFPTAFYAATRAGAAVTTVHPLATPEEFAKQLKDSAARWIVTVSPLLAAARRAAELAGGIAEIFVCDSAPGHRSLIDMLASEAPEPEVDIDPVEDVAALPYSSGTTGVPKGVMLTHRQIATNLAQLEPAVPAGPGDRVLAVLPLFHIYGLTALMNAPLRKGATVVVLPRFDLETFLAAIQNHRITGLYVAPPIVLALAKHPAVAAYDLSSLKYVMSAAAPLDARLAAACSERLGLPPVAQAYGMTELSPGTHVTPLDALDQAPPGTVGKLIAGTEMRIVSLDDPRKDVCTGEPGEILIRGPQVMKGYLGRPDATADMIDTDGWLHTGDVGHADADGWLFVVDRVKELIKYKGFQVAPAELEALLLTHPGIADAAVVGAYNEDGNEIPHAFVVRQPTAGDLTENETMLYVAEHVAPYKRVRKVTFIAGVPRAASGKILRRELRALAKTAEPEERP from the coding sequence GTGTTCCGCAGTGAGTACGCAGACGTTCCACCCGTAGAACTCCCCATCCACGAGGCCGTGCTCGGCCACGCCGCCGAGTTCGGCGACGCACCCGCCCTGATCGACGGCACCGACGGCACCACCCTCACGTACGCACAACTGGACCGGTTCCACCGCCGGATCGCGGCCGCGCTCGCCGAGGCCGGCGTCCGCAAGGGCGACGTCCTCGCCCTGCACAGCCCCAACACGGTCGCCTTCCCGACCGCGTTCTACGCGGCCACGCGCGCGGGTGCCGCCGTCACCACCGTGCACCCGCTCGCCACGCCCGAGGAGTTCGCCAAACAGCTCAAGGACTCCGCGGCCCGCTGGATCGTGACCGTCTCACCGCTCCTGGCAGCCGCCCGCCGGGCCGCCGAACTCGCCGGTGGCATAGCGGAGATATTCGTCTGCGACAGCGCACCCGGCCACCGCTCGCTGATCGACATGCTGGCCAGTGAGGCCCCGGAGCCCGAGGTCGACATCGACCCCGTCGAGGACGTCGCCGCCCTGCCGTACTCCTCCGGCACCACCGGCGTCCCCAAGGGCGTGATGCTCACCCACCGGCAGATCGCCACCAATCTCGCCCAGCTCGAACCCGCCGTCCCGGCCGGCCCCGGCGACCGCGTCCTCGCCGTCCTCCCCCTCTTCCACATCTACGGCCTCACCGCCCTCATGAACGCGCCGCTGCGCAAGGGCGCCACCGTCGTCGTCCTGCCCCGCTTCGACCTGGAGACCTTCCTCGCCGCGATCCAGAACCACCGCATCACCGGCCTGTACGTCGCGCCGCCGATCGTCCTCGCCCTCGCCAAGCACCCCGCGGTCGCCGCGTACGACCTGTCCTCCCTGAAGTACGTCATGAGCGCCGCCGCCCCCCTGGACGCCCGCCTGGCCGCCGCCTGCTCCGAGCGCCTCGGCCTGCCGCCGGTCGCCCAGGCCTACGGCATGACGGAACTCTCGCCCGGCACCCACGTCACCCCGCTCGACGCCCTGGACCAGGCACCGCCCGGCACCGTCGGCAAGCTCATCGCAGGAACCGAGATGCGGATCGTCTCGCTCGACGACCCGCGCAAGGACGTCTGCACCGGCGAACCCGGCGAGATCCTCATCCGCGGCCCCCAGGTCATGAAGGGCTACCTCGGCCGCCCCGACGCCACCGCCGACATGATCGACACCGACGGCTGGCTGCACACCGGGGACGTCGGCCACGCCGACGCCGACGGCTGGCTGTTCGTCGTCGACCGGGTCAAGGAACTCATCAAGTACAAGGGCTTCCAGGTGGCCCCCGCCGAACTGGAGGCCCTCCTGCTCACCCACCCGGGCATCGCCGACGCCGCCGTCGTCGGCGCCTACAACGAGGACGGCAACGAGATCCCGCACGCCTTCGTCGTCCGCCAGCCCACCGCCGGCGACCTCACCGAGAACGAGACCATGCTGTACGTCGCCGAGCACGTCGCGCCCTACAAGCGCGTCCGCAAGGTCACCTTCATCGCCGGAGTGCCCCGCGCGGCCTCCGGGAAGATACTCCGCCGCGAACTGCGCGCCCTCGCGAAGACCGCGGAACCCGAGGAGCGCCCATGA
- a CDS encoding TetR/AcrR family transcriptional regulator, with the protein MGGVNTGASTAERAPKQDRSRATRQRLLEAAVACLAEHGWTGSTVAVVAERAGVSRGAAQHHFPTREDLFTAAVEYVAEERSTALRALFPQGAADDRRAVVSALVDLYTGPLFRAALHLWVAASNEDQLRPRVTELEARVGRETHRIAVDLLAADESHPGARETVQGLLDMARGLGLANLLTDDRARRERVVTQWAALLDEVLDSTP; encoded by the coding sequence GTGGGTGGTGTGAACACGGGGGCGAGCACGGCGGAACGCGCCCCCAAACAGGACCGCAGCCGGGCCACCCGGCAGCGGCTCCTGGAAGCCGCCGTGGCCTGTCTCGCCGAACACGGCTGGACCGGCTCCACGGTCGCCGTCGTCGCCGAGCGCGCCGGCGTCTCCCGGGGCGCCGCCCAGCACCACTTCCCGACCCGCGAGGACCTCTTCACGGCAGCCGTCGAATACGTCGCCGAGGAACGCTCCACGGCCCTGCGCGCCCTGTTCCCGCAGGGCGCGGCCGACGACCGCAGAGCAGTCGTCTCCGCCCTCGTCGACCTCTACACCGGCCCCCTCTTCCGCGCCGCCCTCCACCTCTGGGTCGCCGCCTCCAACGAGGACCAGCTCCGCCCCCGCGTCACCGAACTGGAAGCCCGCGTGGGCCGTGAGACCCACCGCATCGCCGTCGACCTCCTCGCCGCCGACGAATCCCACCCGGGTGCGCGGGAGACGGTCCAGGGCCTCCTGGACATGGCGCGGGGCCTCGGCCTGGCGAATCTGCTCACGGACGACAGGGCGCGGCGGGAGCGAGTGGTGACACAGTGGGCGGCGCTGCTGGACGAGGTGCTGGACAGCACCCCGTAA
- a CDS encoding citrate synthase 2 yields the protein MSDFVPGLEGVVAFETEIAEPDKEGGALRYRGVDIEDLVGHVSFGNVWGLLVDGAFNPGLPPAEPFPIPVHSGDIRVDVQSALAMLAPVWGLKPLLDIDAEQAREDLARAAVMALSYVAQSARGQGLAMVPQREIDKAHSVVERFMIRWRGEPDPKHVAAVDAYWTSAAEHGMNASTFTARVIASTGADVAAALSGAVGAMSGPLHGGAPSRVLGMIEEIERTGDAVGYVKRALDRGERLMGFGHRVYRAEDPRARVLRRTARELGAPRFEIAEALEKAALEELHNRRPDRVLATNVEFWAAIMLDFAEVPAHMFTSMFTCARTAGWSAHILEQKRTGRLVRPSAEYVGPGVRRPQDIEGYGDIAH from the coding sequence ATGTCCGACTTCGTGCCTGGGCTCGAAGGAGTCGTCGCGTTCGAGACGGAGATCGCCGAACCGGACAAGGAGGGAGGCGCCCTGCGGTACCGGGGCGTCGACATCGAGGATCTGGTCGGGCACGTCTCGTTCGGGAACGTGTGGGGGCTCCTGGTGGACGGGGCCTTCAACCCGGGGCTGCCGCCGGCCGAGCCGTTCCCGATCCCCGTCCATTCGGGTGACATCCGGGTGGACGTGCAGTCGGCGCTCGCGATGCTGGCGCCGGTGTGGGGTCTGAAGCCGCTCCTGGACATCGATGCCGAGCAGGCCCGCGAGGATCTGGCGCGGGCCGCGGTCATGGCGCTGTCGTACGTCGCCCAGTCGGCCCGCGGGCAGGGGCTGGCGATGGTGCCGCAGCGGGAGATCGACAAGGCGCACTCGGTGGTGGAGCGGTTCATGATCCGGTGGCGCGGCGAGCCGGATCCCAAGCATGTGGCGGCTGTCGACGCCTATTGGACCTCGGCCGCCGAGCACGGCATGAACGCGTCCACCTTCACGGCGCGGGTGATCGCCTCGACCGGCGCGGACGTCGCCGCGGCGCTGTCGGGTGCGGTGGGGGCCATGTCGGGGCCGTTGCACGGAGGTGCGCCGTCTCGGGTGCTCGGGATGATCGAGGAGATCGAGCGGACCGGGGACGCGGTGGGGTACGTCAAGCGGGCGCTGGACCGGGGCGAGCGGCTGATGGGGTTCGGGCACCGGGTGTACCGGGCGGAGGATCCGCGGGCGCGGGTGCTGCGGCGGACGGCGCGGGAGCTGGGGGCGCCGCGGTTCGAGATCGCGGAGGCGTTGGAGAAGGCGGCGCTGGAGGAGCTCCACAATCGGCGGCCGGATCGTGTGCTCGCCACCAATGTGGAGTTCTGGGCGGCGATCATGCTGGACTTCGCGGAGGTGCCGGCCCACATGTTCACGTCGATGTTCACGTGTGCGAGGACCGCCGGGTGGTCGGCGCACATTCTTGAGCAGAAGCGGACGGGCCGGTTGGTGCGGCCCTCGGCGGAGTACGTGGGGCCGGGGGTGCGCAGGCCTCAGGACATCGAGGGGTACGGGGATATCGCCCACTAG
- a CDS encoding GNAT family N-acetyltransferase: MTKRRVSAGGLWIGLVDDDGEALEQWRYVHNVVVPPAAMSVAEARERLARGYRLENAYDGDVLVGCATVRPVVGGVGTVIARVLPEFRRRGFGTALYEHVLAYVRGQGAEVVETCVLGVNEDGLRFAARYGFAEVERYVLDGKSDEWVDLRLVL; this comes from the coding sequence ATGACAAAGCGGCGAGTGAGTGCGGGCGGGCTCTGGATCGGCCTGGTGGACGACGACGGTGAGGCGCTGGAGCAGTGGCGGTACGTGCACAACGTCGTGGTGCCGCCGGCCGCGATGTCGGTGGCGGAGGCGCGGGAGCGGCTTGCGCGGGGGTACCGGCTGGAGAACGCGTACGACGGGGACGTGCTCGTGGGGTGTGCGACCGTGCGGCCCGTCGTCGGCGGGGTGGGGACGGTGATCGCGCGGGTGCTGCCGGAGTTCCGGCGGCGGGGATTCGGGACGGCGCTGTACGAGCATGTGCTCGCGTACGTGCGCGGGCAGGGGGCCGAGGTCGTCGAGACGTGTGTGCTGGGCGTCAACGAGGACGGGTTGCGGTTCGCCGCGCGGTACGGGTTCGCCGAGGTGGAGCGGTATGTGCTCGACGGGAAGAGCGACGAGTGGGTGGATCTGCGGCTCGTGCTGTGA